One stretch of Ficedula albicollis isolate OC2 chromosome 7, FicAlb1.5, whole genome shotgun sequence DNA includes these proteins:
- the TMEM37 gene encoding voltage-dependent calcium channel gamma-like subunit, producing GGSWPDFPSHLTWSVSAQHLLAHRRPQKSFFETLIRSLIILCVAIAVVLSSISICDGRWLFARGQLLGLWHFCTISNDSDLKCVTDLSLAQVEGLSVGVIPIRSMVSFAVVVAIFGLELLMVSQVCDDAHARRKWAMGSVLILISFLLSATGVLSFSILVKDHLTFTGFTLTYWCEFIAAFLFFLNGISGLHINSLTHLRNGVGKI from the exons gggggctcttGGCCCGACTTTCCATCACATCTCACTTGGAGCGTTTCG GCACAGCACTTGCTGGCACACCGGCGACCACAGAAATCCTTCTTTGAGACGCTCATCAGGAGCCTGATCATCCTGTGCGTGGCCATCGCCGTGGTCCTGTCGTCCATCTCCATCTGCGATGGCCGCTGGCTCTTTGCGagggggcagctcctgggcctGTGGCACTTCTGCACCATTAGCAACGACAGCGACCTGAAGTGTGTCACAGACCTCAGCCTGGCCCAGGTGGAGGGGCTGAGCGTGGGGGTGATTCCCATCAGGAGCATGGTGTCCTTTGCTGTTGTGGTTGCTATAtttgggctggagctgctgatggtGTCCCAAGTCTGCGATGATGCCCATGCGAGGCGGAAATGGGCAATGGGTTCCGTTCTCATCCTCATCTCTTTTTTGCTGTCAGCCACTGGTGTTCTGAGCTTCTCCATCCTGGTGAAGGATCACCTCACCTTCACAGGCTTCACGCTGACATACTGGTGTGAGTTCATTGctgcctttctcttcttccttaaTGGAATCAGTGGACTTCACATCAACAGCCTCACACACCTCAGGAACGGGGTAGGCAAAATCTAG
- the DBI gene encoding acyl-CoA-binding protein encodes MTEAAFQKAAEEVKQLKSQPTDQEMLEIYSHYKQATVGDVNTERPGMLDFKGKAKWDAWSALKGMSKEDAMKAYIAKVEELKGKYGI; translated from the exons ATGACCGAG GCCGCGTTCCAGAAAGCTGCCGAGGAGGTGAAGCAGCTGAAGTCGCAGCCCACGGACCAGGAGATGCTGGAAATCTACAGCCACTACAAACAGGCCACGGTGGGCGACGTGAACACGG AGCGCCCTGGTATGCTGGACTTCAAAGGCAAAGCAAAGTGGGATGCCTGGAGTGCACTGAAAG GAATGTCCAAAGAAGATGCAATGAAAGCTTACATAGCAAAAGTGGAAGAACTAAAGGGCAAATATGGCATCTGA
- the C7H2orf76 gene encoding UPF0538 protein C2orf76 homolog, with translation MSAGRATVTVRLVRSFQHRNFRPVVYHGVPLDQTVKDFMAFVLKDVSSRAGLPPPFKNYKYDTMKIIHQAHKSKTGELVVSLEDDDKLILKEDSTLKAAGVANETELAFFCEEDYRNYRANPVSAW, from the exons ATGTCAGCAGGACGCGCGACCGTCACAGTGCGTCTCGTCCGCTCTTTTCAGCACCGCAATTTCAGACCTGTGGTGTACCACGGAGTTCCCCTGGATCAGACAGTCAAGGACTTCATGGCTTTTGTGCTCAAGG atgTGTCTTCAAGAGCAGGACTTCctcctccttttaaaaattacaagtaTG atacaATGAAGATTATTCACCAAGCACACAAATCTAAG ACTGGTGAGCTTGTAGTGAGTTTGGAAGATGATGACAAACTGATTTTGAAGGAAGACAGCACACTGAAAGCAGCTGGAGTAG CAAATGAGACGGAATTAGCATTCTTCTGTGAGGAAGATTACAGAAACTACAGAGCTAATCCTGTTTCGGCCTGGTGA